Sequence from the Crassostrea angulata isolate pt1a10 chromosome 9, ASM2561291v2, whole genome shotgun sequence genome:
aacaataaagtcaacatttgtaaataaatcaataatgcAAACAGTcattttgtgtttgattttgtGGTTGATTACCAAAGAGAACTCAAGAAGGAAAATATTGCCATTAGATTGTCAATGATATTGACAAAAGCAGTGATCAGTTTAAGGGTAAAAAAGGTTGGGCAGTTTTACAATAGTTATCAAAATGTAAAGACCTCTATCAATTGATAGGTATGATATATTTACCGATACATAGACTATTAACCTACTCACctattttatttaatgtaagATCTGTTGAGgcacaaaatacaaattcaaattctataaattacattgttgaattttttttgctttattatttaatatataaatcgAAAAAAGTGAGAAGAAATAAAAGGAATTCCTCATAGGAATTACCGGCAATAAAATTTGTCTACGTTTGATTTATTCGAAATTTCACCCGGCatgttatataaatgttttaaattattgtaagtatttatctttttttcactctcaatatatttccgtagtgagtctgTGTAAACTAAATtacagtttctgttcatttatcatataaaacagCCTGTTTACACAGACAACATGAATACCGGTGCATAGTTTGTTAACATGTATTCATGAAAAAGATTCAGTTTATCATATTTAAGATACGTGAACAAAGTCATTTCAGTCAGTTTGATGTCGAAATACTAATTTAACACAATCTGTTTACAATAGATActggattttcttcactttacccgTGCATAACTCGGCTACAAAGAGGTTGtttctggtgtccacacataagcCCCATGGATTTTGTAAATGACATCGGAAtcctgaagattataatgaaaccggtagagttttgaatcggctttctgttatttttttttattatttattacctgtgtggattaactttactcattttggattaccggtatatatatatttgtgtgtgtatgtgaaaaaaatcacaacaccaAATTAAACTTAAGTAGTTTCattcttaaagctgacatgaactcATAAAAGcgtttggtcgccatattagttttgatcgctcctctactgccactggggtatatataccggtcgagaaagttacggtcgattgctttccgatcgaggcattcaggttacacggacttctaaatgcatgaactacatatTGTAGTAAAATCTTTgtagtaaagaataaagaaaacagcaatcaataaaatacaatttatagaATTTCCAAAGTATCCGTACTATTTTGCACAaatagtgctgccttacttcacatgcacatcgaacacgtgtgtcgttcatacagagtgcataacgtctgcattgtagtatatttatatgatCGAAGGGAAGTAACTGTTTGTGTATGAATGTATGAGTATGATGTGAGTAAGAGTTATGGTTCTTTGTGTGTATTGTTTGAGAGTATCACCCGGGGATTGAGCACGGGAAAATAGCCATGCGGATGATATGTGCGTGCGTGAGAACATGATGTGGACTTGTATACATGTGTCATGAATAAACCTATTCGTGAATTGATTTAATTCGTTATATTCTTCACTGGCGACGAGGAGAATTACAATGGCTTCGCTTATTGAACTGAATGGCGTTCAGAAGTTCGACCCAAATGCAGAACCATAACTCTTACTCACATCATACTCATACATTCATACACAAACAGTTACTTCCCTAGatcatataaatatactacAATACCCCCCTTTGCAAGATTTAACTATTATActgaaaaacatattaataatCAGATTTCTCATTCTTAATAAGATTACTGTCcaatatttctgaaaaacattcacaattttttacatttagtAAAGAGTCACAGtccattataaacattttacaaaatttacaaagacaGTCACAGTTCACAGTCCATGATACAAATAATTTCACACGGAAACACACGGACACGGCTCACATTTTAAAGTCCTTAAAACGTTGCGGAACTGTCTTTACACGGGTTGACCTTCTCAAGACTGGCTCTGTTGGTTTTCTTGCAATAGGTTCCCTCACAGAAGGCTGTCCTTCATCACCTGTATCAGTGGATACAATGATCGGTTCACTGTAAGTCTCTGGAATATCGGACACATCACTTTCGGAAGTTCCCGGTTCTTAATACTTTTTCACAAACTCGCTATTCCTCTTCAATGTGACTCCTTCTGGTGATTCAACAACACAGCTGTTTCCAGTTTTCTGTACCAAAGTATAAGTACGGAGTGTCCATTTTGTCTTTGACTGCTTTCTTCAAAAGGACTGAATCTCCAGGCTCTAAGTCGCAGTCCACTGCACCGCGTTTCTCATCAACAGACAGCTTGTTTCTGTACTTTGAATACACATCCTTATCTCACATTTCTTCATCAAACACATTTGCTTGTAGATTCTCTACTTGCGGTAATTTTGTCCTCAGTGTACGGCGGAACATCAATTCTGCAGGTGACACCCCAGTTGTACTGTGTGGAGTTGTTCGATATGCAAACAAGTATTTCCGGATTTCTTTCTTCCAATCCTTAGATTCTGCTTGTGCAATTCTAATCCTTTTCATCAATGACCGGTTTTGACGTTCAACTTCCCCGTTTGCAGCCGGATGTAATGGTGTAACTGCTCTGTGTTTGATGCAGTTATCTGTCAAATAATCCTCAAATAACTTAGACTTGAATTGTGGTCCATTATCAGATGTAATTTGATATGGAATTCCGTGTCTACAAAACATTCCCTCTAGAGCATCAATGATTTTCTCACTTGTAATGTCTTTGGTGATTTCAATTTCATAATAACGGCTGAAGTAGTCCACTACAACTAACACATATTGTCCTGATGTTAATGGTCCCAGTAAGTCATTTGCCAATTCTTGCCATGGTCCCGTCGGTAAAGATGTTGGACTGATTGGCTCCGGTTTTGGATATGCACTAGTAATCTGACATCCATGACATGATTTCACGTACTTTTCCACTTCTTTGTCCATACCAGGCACCAAACTTTCGTCCTAAGTTGTTGTTTTGTCCCAACAATGCCCAAGTGCCCCTGGTGTGCAACTGAACACACTGTTTTCTCAAACTTCTCGGAATCACAATCCTAGATCCATGTAACACAAGGTATCCAATAGAACAAAATTCATCTCTGAATGGAAAATAGTCAACACAAGATTTTTCCCATTCCCCTTCTTTAATGAATCTACGAATTCTGACAAGTTCTTCGTCCCATTTTGAAACTTCTTCTACTTCTCGAGTAGACAATGCTTGAGGCGTTGCTTCCCTCGCTATAAATTTCACATATTGTTCAGTCTCCACAGAGTTACTGTTTTCCACAGGGTTATTTCCACCAAACGTGACAATGCATCTGCAATATTCTGATGTCCAGGTAagtaacgcactttgaaattgtATGCCATAAGTTTTAACAACCAGCGTTCAATTCGTGCATTTGGTCGAGATTTTCTTCCATAAAGAACTTCTAATGGCTTGTGATCTGTAATCAGCTCAAACTCTACACCATACAAGTAAATATGGAACTTCTCACATGCCCACACAACTGCCAGAGCTTCTTTCTCTGTCGAATAATTGCGTTCTGCCACAGACAATGTACGGCTTGCATAACAGATGACTCTCGTTTCACCTTTGTGCACTTGAAGTAAGACTGCTCCAAGGCCTACATTGCTAGCATCTGTCACTGTGTTTTTTCTGCATCTAACCTGTAGTGTCCTAAAGTTTCCACATTTGACAAACAACGTTTCAACGTATCAAAACTCTTCTTCTGTTCACGTCCCCATACGAAGTTCACATTCTTCTTTGTCAATCTCCTCAGCGGTTCTGACACCGTCACAGTTTCTTGGAAACGGTGGCATAGAAGTTTCGAACTTTTCGCGGTTGGAAAGGGGGTGAGTAACCCTGAACAAAGAAAAGCTTTACTGTTACATTGTGCAGGTCCAGAAGTTCAGGATATTTATTATACGCTGAATGAAGTCCGTGCAGAGCAAGAAGATAGTGTGTATACCGTGGCTGTCAAAacgttaaataaacattttgaaaacaaagtgAATGTTCCATATGAACGGTACGTATTTCGTAAGATAACACAAAGTGATAAAGAAACTGTAGAACAGTTTATAACGAAACTTAGACAGCAAGCAGTATATTGTGATTTTGCAAATCAGGATGAGCAAATTCGGGATCAGGTGATTGAAAAGTGCAGGTCTCATAAAATCAGAGCTAAGTTGTTAGAGAAAGGAAAAGACTTAACACTGGAACAGTTGAGGACAATAGCGGCGATATTTGAAATGACAGAGGCACAGGCAAGACATATGGATACCGAATTAGTCgcatcaataaataaaattcatggaCGTGGGCCTAAAACAGATAAACCAAAACGTACTGGTAGATTTGAGAACAGAAAGTATGGAAATAAGTGTTTTCGTTGTGGAAGAGAAGGACACTTAGCCAGAGATCCATTATGTCCGGCAAAAGATAAGGAATGAAGGAAATGTGGGAATGTTGGACACTTCATGAGCTGCTGCTTAACGAAGCCAAAACAAGGAAAACGTATGGCACAGAAACCTCAAAGAGGAGGACAGATTCATTCAGTAGAGTCGGAATCGGATTCAGATGTGTTTGCATTTATTCTGAAAACATCGGACAATTCGTCAGACAAAGTTACGGTCAGTCTTGGGGGACATCCAGTGGAATTCGTTATAGATAGTGGTGCATCAGCCAATATTATAGACAAAGAACTGTGGGAAGCTCTCAAGAAGAAACGCCTAAAATGTTATTCTGAAAAGTGTGAGAAGAAACTCTATGCATATAGTTCTACAGAACCACTGAAATTGTTAGGAAAATTTCGAACACATACCTTGATCGAGGAAACAGGCAATGGTAGTGAAGAAGAATTCTATGTGTTGAATGGAAAAGGACCAGCACTGCTAGGCAAAGATACCGCTATGAATCTAGCAGTTCTTAAACTTGGTGTCAACAGTGTACAATCATTTGACATTGTTCGTGAATACCCAGAGTGTTTCCAAGGAAAAGGAAAGCTGAAAAACTTTAAGTTAAAGCTGCATATTGATCAGGATGTAAAACCTTTTGCGCAAGCTATGTACAGGATTCCATACAGTTTGAGAGAGAAAGTTGGAGAGCAACTTGATGACCTTGAATCTCAGGATATCATTGAGAAAGTGAATTCTCCTACACCTTGGGTCAGTCCAGTCATTATTGTACCGAAATCCAATGGTGACATCAGATTGTGTGTTGACATGAGACAAGCCATTGCTGCGATTATTCGTGAAAGACACCCTATTCCGACTGTGGACGAAATACTCTACAATGTGAATGGTAGTGAAGTGTTTAGCAAGTTGGACCTTAGAAGTGGATACCATCAGATTGAGTTGGAGGAATCTTCAAGGGAGATCACTACATTTGTAACATACAAAGgcctgtatatatataaaagactGATGTTTGGTATTTCATCAGCACCAGAAAAATATCAGCAAGTGATTTCACAAGTATTTCATGATTGTGAGGGAGTACAAAACATTTCAGATGATATTGTGATCCATGGGCGTGACAAAGCAGAACATGATAAAAGACTTTGAAAAGCATTGCAGAGAATTAAAGAAAAAGGACTTACGCTGAACCAAGCAAAGTGTGAATTTAGCATGAACAAAATAACATTCATGGGTCATGTGATGTCTAAGAATGGTATTGGGCCAACAAGTGACAAGATCAAGTCATTACTGGATGCAAAAGAGCCAACAAGTGGATCTGAAGTGAAAAGTTTCCTTGGACTTGTAAACTTTAGTGCACGATATATACCAAACCTAGCGACTGTGTCATGAATAAACCTATTCGTGAATTGATTTAATTCGTTATATTCTTCATGCATCTTTTAGAAAACTccggcggcactacatccaaGACAGtagaatgatagtaaatccaagaaagtaacaacgtaacatcgtttctatcggtttctaaaaaaaaatccatgcgatcattgacaaTGCTCGATCTGCCAGTGACTGATTGCGCATGTgcaatgttataacatacacaggaaaacggtctacaattatcgagagTTTTTGAAGTATCTGTGTCTGGATTTTAGTTTGTCTTTCGACGTTCGTTGGATATTCCTTGCTAgcgcagtggttgtcatattatttttgttcaaaacgcgtttctacatgtcttttcgtccaaggtaacgtgttggGGTGGTGAAGCCTGAATAGTGTtttcggccttatatagggggtgtatagcgatgagcagaacaatagaaatcgacaactaatatggcggtagtcggagaaaaaagggaaataatgcgtttttatgaattcatatcAGCTTTAATCATCAGGAGCATGTTGCTATATTACACAGTTtcggtgttgtgatttttttcatacaatacTACGtgtggatatatatatatatatttatctcatacgtgtggtgtatattacccgtgtgataaacctttgctatatcacacgggtgatgctatatcaaatacttccggtcggaactacttttgacacagcccctcgcttcaacgcttcagtgacctattttcgaagatttgctagtactttcaacataactatatctactacaaaaattaataatatgttttacggtgtgaccgtttgggcgagcgcagaaggagcaatacatctgtcatcattgttaaatgtaaCCCGTGGACTTATCtaaaccaaaaaactttggctttgtctcgaaaacttttaccaccgcaaggaaccggaagatatcaaactttCATTCCTATGGTCCCTTCCTAggcttatacacttaaacaattaaacagacttattaaaatattttgataaacacaaagccggttttttaattttttttatcttttctttaccttttaataatgatcattaaaatcaataaattgtgtgtctgtgttatttctcattttgttccttgttgttaccggtgttttaattattttcctctgtgacatcaattttgtttttaatctttttaatttttgtacgctatataagcgttgtagacatatGTGCCCTCCCCCtctttttagtgtgtgatatccaatattattgaaaggtttgGCGCGATTGACCatgcacatatgcaactataacaaatacatgtagatattttaacagtttaatttttttcttttatttattcatttcaaaatgacgtggctacacgtagatctaataacgattagacttttcttttttaatagcgagcgcagctcgccggcgcgcagcgctgGCGaacgaagcgagctctaagaaccaatgtgcgcgggaaaaagaacgagctaaacctacagttcatcaaacaaaattttttgtctacgtcccataatgctctctaatgttttcacccgtggtgctatgccaaaaatggccgacttttaacttgtaatttacagtgacttaaaagtttgaagacacgttttgagtactgcatatgctttggcgagactcaaaagatttgttacatgcttccataccttcgtattgagtcgagaaacgtaaacaaagacgaacaaagtcatggatgacgtcacagtgcactcgcgctacatttcccgcgataaatttagaggtggatcaaacatctgtaatgcgtgtactagctatttcagtatagactgcgatacctgcctcattggcatatgatttgtttttaattttttttaatatagagattttatgtatatatattagcaagagccatactttactgtcatatcgatccattttaagctacatgtaattgtgcatgagtagggaggaaataaacaataggacattttgaactaaataaaaaggaataaaatgaaaaaataaacagttataaaaattatgtagatattgcatatagtcagaccattaaatattacacacctacaaacaggtaccgggcgctctctctctctctctctctctctctctctctctctctccaagaagggggttgcgctgtatgtatcataaccattaaaattagtacctttggcatacttattgtagagcaacactctctcaaaaattctttgacgttcgttgatacccaAATAAaactaagttgacaatgatgcaaggtatgtgaaattcttgctgcgctcgccagaacggtagcaccgtaaaacatattaattttttgtcacctacctaacgtatgtATACATacaatgattggatcaatatgacaataaatttagcatggaacttgcatgtgtatttactgagcaaaaaaaaatcatcaaaacaaaactaatcagccaaagagtcactgTTAATAGCGAGCGAAGTATCAGTATTGGTGACTCCctactgagtacttcctacacgttacattcagtacagatgcttgatccacctctaaatgtatcgcgggaatataaaacgcgagatcactgtgacgtcatatttaactttttgcgctcgacagttttcgtaaattgtcggacaaattcggggaaggaaatgacgtcataggtacagttttttacgtaagcatatgtgttgtttactttaatgtttttaaaaggattatttattgttaaatgcaaatgatgtatgcgatttacaggtaagaattttcctcagaaacgcttcctgttccaccatattgctatgcaccgcaaaggatcactgggatagtagaacgttttcacgtggcctcataaaattttcttcgaacaatgtgcagatttcaactcgaatttcctccgttcgtacacgttgtctattgagctcgctgcgctcgctaatatgttttacggtgtgaccgttggggcgagcgcagaaggaaccacacatctgtcgtcattgttaaatgcaacccgtggacttgcccTATAAGCTAAAATCtatggctttgtctcgaaaacttttaccatcGCAAGGAACCCGAAGTTATCAAACTTTGATTCCAATGGACCCTTCCTATATGCTAATACACTAaaacaaactaccactgagcattatgtttaaatttaataaaatgttaaacagacttattaaaatattttgataaacacaaagccgttttttatgtaaatacaattatgttttatcattcctttaccttttaataatgatcagtaaacaataaattgtgtgtGTGTTATATATcatttgttccttgttgttacctgtgttttaattattttcctctgttacattaattttgtttttaatcttttataatttttgtacgctatataagcgttgtagacatgtgccctcacccttttttagtgtgtgacatccaatattattgaaaggtttgaccacatatgtAACTATAACAAacacatgtagatattttaattttttttcttttatttattcattacaaaatcgcGTGGCTGCACGTAAATCTAATTATGAttgaacttttcttttttaataattgtcaCCTACCTGACGTATCCATGTAagattggatcaatatgacagtaCATTTaccatggaacttgcatgtgtatttactaagcaaaaaaattgtcaaaactaAACTAATGAGCCGAAGAGTCACTGTCACTTCCTACACGTCACATccagtacagatgcttgatccacctctaaatttatcgcgggaaattaaaacgcgagatcactgtgacgtcatacttaactttctattgcgctcgacagttttcgtataTTGTCGGACAcattcggggaaggaaatgacgtcatatgtcagaaaaagttcaaataggtacaggtttttttttaggtaAGCATATTGGTTGCATACTTTGGTGTTTTTGAAGGACGTTTTATTGGTAAATGGAGAAAGATATAtgcgatttacaggtaagaattttccttagaaacgcttcctgttccgccatgttgctatgcaccgcaaaggatcactgggatagtagaacgttttcacgcgggtccacaaaattttctttgaacaatatGCAGATTTCAACtagaatttcctccgttcgtacacgttgtctatggagctcgctacgcaagcggcgcttcgcgccgcctcgctgcgctcgctataaaattgattttgtcaaagatttaaattacaaataatatgtaaacggtgtgaccgttggaccgagcgcagatttaacacagtgcagtttgatttttgtagaataaaatttatttgaaatgcacacagtaggatccgcacATTGACTAGGCCTACTCAAAGCATTAGCCAAAGTTTAAcgaaacgtcgcgtgctcagtctacattatgacgtcatgtttcaaACGTAATACACGTTTtatcttcggaaatagccgaagagagttacgttattccgaacatttttttatttcttctttcattgtttatcaatttaattcatataaatgctgcggtgataaaattgaatactttattcagtatctaaaagatcagtttcttgatattaatgtttttattttccatctgataatttgataaggcatacatagaactagtcgtgtttcttgactgaagcactattgaaacttattcggtgtcctcttttatttcttttgattcAAATTACCTCTTATTTAAATATTGGAAcattttaatcgagtttaggggcaacaaacatcgataagtaccggTCAaacaatgatcgaactaactttttagaaacaaaatggctgccaatatggcggcgcccatggctggaagaaaattttttgggccttagtacccctgattcaactttcatttttcactgattttcttatatatacgtgttaccattaatcctcgcttcgcgaggcgggcttcgcccgcctctcgctgcgctcggtatgaagaaaaacacataactgcgtagcacaggcgtcggaaccggggggcaattgtgagggggggggggtagtcccccccccccaacttttttgcaaagttattcataaccgtaaccacaagacccttttttcttgtttgtcaagatttctgataaatttagcccacttccaactttcaatttgctttgtgaagtttataaaactacaaattacgttaactatcaaggagttcatcctgacgacgcgatgaaaacagagcgatctggttgtgtttatatacaagaacttaccgaaataatgtttcatgagacttttattccaccaccagtaagcatcttttttcactattttcaattttgaatcataaggctagcctagtgtttgttttattaaacatcatgcatcaacaactgttccttgttcgagtcaattcaaactaacgagcattcgcaactttgtgtatgtcaacaaacttgattattcaagtcttctaaacggaatttccatttaatcaagtgaataaactctaagaaaaattatctagagctaaaaaattattttaaggtttatttcagtgaaaccttacattaaaacagttaggtttatctcaggaatgacgtactaaattgtattgcgcaaggtcacaatagccgcataacacaacgttgcatcatcgtttttaatctttgaaaaaaagcaccaatttgggtcacacaagggactgtctcaaaagcttcataatatgaatcaaattgtatgagataaatagaacatctataattgtgtgattttatatttgctttatccaactcgttgaaatggttatattcgctcggcaagcctcgcgattatatacaccatttcaactcgttggataaagcaaatataaaattacacaatatagatatcctctatatatatatatatatatatatacatatatatatataagcgcATTTTCCCCATTTATTTctgactaccgccatattagttgttaGTTTTCGATTTCTATTGAACCCTCATCGCTTCACACCGCTTTATCAAATTGAGAGCACTATTCATACTTCGCCGCCTTCAGATATTTCATTCACACGGACACGTTACATTGGACGTAACAATATGTGGAATTGAAAGACGATATAAAACAGACTGAAATCCGGGCACACATTTAAAACCCCATCAATCATTGTTGAACGTTTTCCTGTGTCGTACAACATTGCACATTTGCAAACCACTCACTGTAGCAGATTGTCTTAGACGGCACAGAGTTGGAAAAATGGAGTGTTTTGTAGAAACGATGATATACTTAATTACTTTTTGGAATAACTATCACTTACAATTAGGTATCTACTGTTTTATGTTTTACTTATGTTAGTttcctttcttcttttttactaACATATAGTTCCATCATTTTGAAGttcgtgcaacctgaatgcttTCTCGGCTGGTATAAACACCCCAGTGACAGTTGACTagtatggcgaccaaatgctttaatgaattcatgtcagctttaatgtaGATAATTAAGTAACCATTTATTTTCCTTCTGTTAAGCCCATAAATGACCAGATGCCCCATCCATGAACGTTTGGTGGAGACAGGACGTgctacaaaaactttaacctggccAAGACATCAACGCCAACGCCAAGGGTGTAGCATTAGCGCCACCCTCGACTTTGTTTCGGTGAGCTAGACTTTATTCAAAACTATATTTTACAGTTGAACGAATGGGCATTTGCCCAACATCACTCGCCataatgcaaacatttttttaaaccaaagactGTTCCCCTTTTTAGGAAATACCTTACATTGAAGTAGAGAAAACTACCGGTAtctctgaaaaataaatttatgcaATGTCTAGAGCTCATACTTAATATGCAGTACTTTGATAAACCAAATTTATAATTCATCTACATTAAaaagttaatatatataaacaggTAAATTACATATGTGTAATACTAAGAAAAAACACTCCCACAcatataaatcatatatatgtaatgcATAGACATTATCATTCTTTTGACATTTTGCaaagttttttcaaatttgattaacaaacaaatcaaactaaagatatgtataaataaatgaaaatgtttgttcTTAACATTAAATACAGGTTCCTCCTATTCGTAAACGTAATCATATCGGTCAATGGTAATCATATACAATGTTCGGTTTATTATATTTGTTACATAAAGACTGTTACTCGGTCATATTGTCGACATGTGATATTCATATAAACCAAGGTTGTTTATATTGAATActggattttcttcactttacctgtttTCCACTCAGCCACAAAGAGATTGTCTTTAATGTCCACACATATACCCCACGGATCCTcaaaatgacagttgtcaatgtagcggagaaACTGTCCGTCCTGGTCCAAAATATGGATAATGTGTCTGTTACCCTCTGCAGTCAGGAtacgaccctggctgtctgttgtaaTGCCGTATGGACTAAATGAATTCTTGGGTGTAGAGGGAGCACCAgagtaggtaaaccggagttttcCAGCTTGGTTGACAACCACTACTGCAAAGGCATCCCTGTCAGCTACACATATATCTAGGTTTCTGTTCTCTCTGATATATTTAATGTTGATATAACAAAATGAATAGAGAGGTTCTCCTTTATCATTGAActgaaaagtttgttttttcagggagccagagtaacgcacaacttt
This genomic interval carries:
- the LOC128163265 gene encoding uncharacterized protein K02A2.6-like, translated to MAQKPQRGGQIHSVESESDSDVFAFILKTSDNSSDKVTVSLGGHPVEFVIDSGASANIIDKELWEALKKKRLKCYSEKCEKKLYAYSSTEPLKLLGKFRTHTLIEETGNGSEEEFYVLNGKGPALLGKDTAMNLAVLKLGVNSVQSFDIVREYPECFQGKGKLKNFKLKLHIDQDVKPFAQAMYRIPYSLREKVGEQLDDLESQDIIEKVNSPTPWVSPVIIVPKSNGDIRLCVDMRQAIAAIIRERHPIPTVDEILYNVNGSEVFSKLDLRSGYHQIELEESSREITTFVTYKGLYIYKRLMFGISSAPEKYQQVISQVFHDCEGVQNISDDIVIHGRDKAEHDKRL
- the LOC128163264 gene encoding uncharacterized protein K02A2.6-like, whose product is MDKEVEKYVKSCHGCQITSAYPKPEPISPTSLPTGPWQELANDLLGPLTSGQYVLVVVDYFSRYYEIEITKDITSEKIIDALEGMFCRHGIPYQITSDNGPQFKSKLFEDYLTDNCIKHRAVTPLHPAANGEVERQNRSLMKRIRIAQAESKDWKKEIRKYLFAYRTTPHSTTGVSPAELMFRRTLRTKLPQVENLQANVFDEEM